Below is a window of Betaproteobacteria bacterium DNA.
TTCGGTTCGCGCGTGAGCAATCCGCGGCAGAGCCGCTGCCAGCGCGGGTCGGCCACGCCCGACACGTCGATCGGCCGGGTCACGAGCCAATGCGCAACGACATGGTCGGACAGCCCTTCGAACGGATGACGGCCGGTGAGCGCTTCCACCAGCATCATGCCGAGCGCCCAGTAGTCGGTGGGCTTGCCGACCCAGTTGGAGCCGGCTTCGGGCGCGCTGTAGCGCAGCGTGCGCGCAGCCGACGTGTAGTGCATGGTCGCCTGCGTGACCGAGGCGATGCCGAAATCGGTCAGCACCAGGTCGAGCGGAAGCAGCCCGCGTATGAGCACATTCTCGGGCTTGAGATCGCGATGCACGATGCCGCAGGCGTGCAGATGCGCGATCGCTCCCGCGAGCTCGGTCAGCAGCGTGCGGGCCGCATCCAGCGGCACGGGCCGTCCCTTGAACAGCGTGCGCAGCGATCCGTGCTCGCAGTATTCGAGCAGCTCGTAGGGAACGCCTTCGTCGCGCCCGTGTTCGAGCAGGTGAACGAGCTGATCGGGCGCCGCGCGGCTCACTCGCTCCAGCACATCGGTATTCGGTTCGATGCCGTGCCGGTAGAGCTTGAGCACCGCTTGTTCGCCGCCCGCCTTGTTGCGCACGACGAAGAGGTCGGCCTCGCCGCCCGAGGCTTTCAAAGGCTCTTCGATGTCGAAGCGGGCTGCGAGGGCGGTGGGCAGGCGGATCAGCGTGCGGCGCGTGGGAGCAGGCGCTGCGGACGGTGGATCGGTATCCGCTACATCATTCCCGCGCAAGCGGGAATCCAGAGTCGATTGCGTAGCCTGGACTCCCGCTTGCGCGGGAGTGACGGCAGGGGGGCCTTCGTGGGATCGTGCAGCGCCTCCGAACGCTTCGAGCGTTCCCGCCTCGGTTGCCGGGCCAGCGGCCTCCACAACCAATAGCCGGTTGCAGTAGACGCAGACAGAGCTTCCGGGAGGGTTGGTCTGGCCGCAATCGTCGAAAGCGCATACCGCGCCGGTGGCCCTTTCCCTCACCCCCCTGCCCCTCTCCCGGAGGGAGAGGGGCGTCTGCGCTAGCGCGACAGCCTCGATCGCGTTCTCAGCTTGCTCTCTGGCGACTGTTGCGAGCGCCTTCTGCGTCGCCTGCTCACTCGTAGCCGGCGACTTTCTCGCATCAGCGGGCGCCTGACCCTCCCCTCTCCCTCTGGGAGAGGGGTCGGGGGTGAGGGAAACATGTTGCGCTTCAGCAGCGGCCGCGAGCGGCTTCTCGGTCAGATCGACACCGATCAGGAAAGCGCCGCAGCCGCAGCGCGCTGCCGTCGGCGCGTTCTCGGCGCCGCATGTAGGACAAAGCTTGATCAGATCCACGACCGCGCTACCGAGCGTACTGCGCCGGATCCCATTGCCACTATGCGCGCCAGGACGTGGCGGCGAGCGACACGCCACGCTCGGCGCACGCCTGCTCGATCCGGTCCAGGTCGCCCCGATGCGGGATGCCGACGAACCAGATGCGCTTGCCATCGGCGACCACCTGGAAGCGTTTCGGCTCTTCGCCGGCGGCGTCGATGTAGGCGTCGTAGCGGCTGTGTCCCAGCGTGGTGAGCGGCACGAGGCGCTGATTGTCCGAGCCGCGCCACGGCCGCTCGGTCGCGAGGCTCTCGACATACGGATCGCACATGAGCGCATCGATCCGATCGAGCAGGCGCGGGTGTTCCTTGCGCAGCCTCTCCACCCGGTAGCCGCTGTAGCAGAGAATGTCGAAGGACTGGCCGGATGTCTTGCGCCAGAGGATCAATCCGTCCAGCAGTGCGCCGAGCGCTTTCGGTTGGTCGAACGGCTCGCCGCCCGAGATGGTGACGCCGTCGACCGCGCCGCCGCACACCCGCTTGCACCACGCGATCAGCGCGCCGACTTCGATCGACTTGCTGCGATCGGGCTTCCACGTGTCGAGCGAGACGCAACCCGGGCAACGGATGGAGCAGCCCTGGGTCCAGATGCCGATGCGGCGGCCGGGTCCGAGGGCCGTGACGGGATAGTGCGCCTTGTTGAGTTGAAGCTTCATTCGCGCGTCAAGCGAGCGTCACGGTATAGACCTTGTCGCGCTCACTGATATCGGCGACGACGATGCGTTCGCGTCCCTTCAGGTCGGTCATGAAGAGCGCACGCGCCAGCGGATTGATCAGCGCTGTCTCCAGCTGGTTGCCGATGCCGCGGCCGCCGAGCGAGAGATCGGCGAGGCAGCCGTCGACGAGCTTGGCGCGGGCCACGTCGGAGAGTTCCAGCTTCAAGCCATGTTCTTCCTCCACCCGGCGCGCAATGTTGCGCACCATCGCGTCGAGGATTTTCACGCCGACCTCGGGCACGATGAAATTGAATACGACGATGTTCTCGCCGATGCGGTTGAGAATTTCCGGACGGCCGAGCGTGTAGCGGAAGTGGTTCGAGATTGCTTCGCGCACGTTACGCTCGACCGTATCGTACGAGTCGCCCGGGCGTACGTTCTGGACGCGCCGCCCGTCCGGGCCCTCGACGTAGATGCCGAGGTTGGAGGTGAAGATGATGATCGACTCGGAGAAGTAGACGGTCTCGCCGCGTCCGTCGGTGAGGCGCCCGTCCTCCAGAATCTGGATGAACTTGTCGAGCAGCCGCGGATGCGCCTTCTCGATCTCGTCGAACAGCACCACCGAGAACGGCTTCTCGCGCATCGCATTGGTAAGCTCGCCGCCTGCGTCGTAGCCGACGTAGCCCGGCGGCGCGCCGAGCAGCCGCGCGCTGTTGTGCTCCTCGGCGAACTCGCTCATGTCGAAGCGGATATACGCGCGCTCGTCGCCGAAGATGATCTTCGTGAGCGTCTTGGCGAGCTCGGTCTTGCCCACGCCCGTAGGTCCCGCAAAAAACAGGATCCCGCGTGGCCGTCCCGAGCCCGAGCGCGCCTGCGCGCCGGTCAGGCCCGTCACCGATCGCATCAGGATGTCGACCGTCTTGGTCGCGGCCTGGGTCTGGCCCTTCACGCGATCCTCGATCTCGCTCATCGCGCCGCGGATGCGATCCTTGAGGTAATCCTTCTTCCACGGATTGTCGAGCGCGCCGACTTTGTAGCAGCGGATCGCGTCGTCGATGTCCGTGATGCCCATTGCGCCCTGGGCTGCAAGCTGGACAACGTCGCCCATACTGGAAAGCGTCATGCCATCGGTATTGTCGGCAAAGATGCGCAGATACTGGGCTCGCGCATCCGCATCGGCCGTTTCGTGGCCGGCCATCAACGGTGCGAACACCTCGGCTGCCGCCAGCCGCGTCTGGTAGTCGGGACGCGGAATGACGTGGGTGGAGAGCCGCTCGGAGTCGAGCAGGAACCACGACGGCAGATCCTGCTCGCGATTGACCAGCCAGATGACCGGGTTGAACAGCGGTGTCCTGGAATCGGCCGCCGCGAGGGCGGGTTCTGCGGCGGCACCCGCCTGCGGGCGCGGAATCACGGGCGCAGCGTTGAGCGAAAGCTTCTCGCAGCCGACGAAGAAACGCTGCTCGTCAGCGCTCGGGTGCTGAGCGTTGGCCGAGATGCGCGAGGCGAAGTCGACCACCACAGCAACGCGCGCTTCCTTCAACGACACGGCGCGCTTCATCACCTCGTACAACGCATCGAGGCTTGCGGCCATGGTGCCGTCTTCCTTGAGCTTGAGCCCCAGCAGGCTCGATGCCTCGCGCTGCGCAGCCGCCGCCTTCGGATACACCGAGATGCCGTCGACGCGATCCCATACGGCGAAGAAGGCATAGCCGCGCTGCTCGAGCCGCAGCCACAACGCGCGCATGACCGGCGCGAGTGTCGGCGCGCCGCCCAGATCGATCAGGAAGGTGTCGCGGATGTTGCCCGAGAGCACGAAGTGCGAGCGGATCGCCAGCAGGCGGTCGAGATCCGCGAGCCACTTCGGCAGCGTGGGAAGCGTCGCCTCAGCCATCGGCTATTCGTTCGGCCATCGGCTACTCGATCGGTCGCGCCATCTGCCGGGGTGCGGTCGCGGCCGGCGCCTCATCTCTCTCGCGCAAGCCGGCCTCGATGGTTTCCGGCTGCACCACCTGCACAGGAACAGCGCCCGCATCGAGCTCGCGCAGCTTGCGCGTATCGATGCCGCGCGCGGCGAGCTCGGCCAACAGCTTCGGGATACCGGCGCACCAGGTCGCTTCCATCTCCTCGTCGCGCTTGCGTTGTGCGGCGTCCGGCGGCGCGTTCGCAGTCGATGCGCGCACCATGTTGAAGTTGACGTTGCGCGTAGCCGGATCCACCCGCATGCGGACGTAATAGTCGCCCCACTCGGCACGCTGAAAGTGCGCCACGCCGCCCGTCACGAACAAGGTCTCTGCGATCGACTC
It encodes the following:
- a CDS encoding 4Fe-4S cluster-binding domain-containing protein, with protein sequence MKLQLNKAHYPVTALGPGRRIGIWTQGCSIRCPGCVSLDTWKPDRSKSIEVGALIAWCKRVCGGAVDGVTISGGEPFDQPKALGALLDGLILWRKTSGQSFDILCYSGYRVERLRKEHPRLLDRIDALMCDPYVESLATERPWRGSDNQRLVPLTTLGHSRYDAYIDAAGEEPKRFQVVADGKRIWFVGIPHRGDLDRIEQACAERGVSLAATSWRA
- a CDS encoding AAA domain-containing protein, encoding MAEATLPTLPKWLADLDRLLAIRSHFVLSGNIRDTFLIDLGGAPTLAPVMRALWLRLEQRGYAFFAVWDRVDGISVYPKAAAAQREASSLLGLKLKEDGTMAASLDALYEVMKRAVSLKEARVAVVVDFASRISANAQHPSADEQRFFVGCEKLSLNAAPVIPRPQAGAAAEPALAAADSRTPLFNPVIWLVNREQDLPSWFLLDSERLSTHVIPRPDYQTRLAAAEVFAPLMAGHETADADARAQYLRIFADNTDGMTLSSMGDVVQLAAQGAMGITDIDDAIRCYKVGALDNPWKKDYLKDRIRGAMSEIEDRVKGQTQAATKTVDILMRSVTGLTGAQARSGSGRPRGILFFAGPTGVGKTELAKTLTKIIFGDERAYIRFDMSEFAEEHNSARLLGAPPGYVGYDAGGELTNAMREKPFSVVLFDEIEKAHPRLLDKFIQILEDGRLTDGRGETVYFSESIIIFTSNLGIYVEGPDGRRVQNVRPGDSYDTVERNVREAISNHFRYTLGRPEILNRIGENIVVFNFIVPEVGVKILDAMVRNIARRVEEEHGLKLELSDVARAKLVDGCLADLSLGGRGIGNQLETALINPLARALFMTDLKGRERIVVADISERDKVYTVTLA